In the genome of Gammaproteobacteria bacterium, one region contains:
- a CDS encoding DUF2818 family protein: MTETAVIWIYLAIALVAASLPWLSERIFFVFKPRNPKSPWLRLLEWLVLYFVIGGLGLGLEQRYTGEIYHKGWVFYVVTASLFVVFALPGFIYRYDLSHHLKHRQPRTGG; this comes from the coding sequence GTGACCGAAACCGCCGTTATCTGGATTTACCTCGCGATCGCGCTCGTGGCGGCCAGTCTGCCCTGGCTGAGCGAGCGTATCTTTTTCGTCTTCAAACCCCGTAACCCGAAGTCTCCCTGGCTGCGCCTGCTGGAATGGCTGGTCCTGTACTTCGTCATCGGCGGGCTTGGGCTGGGCCTGGAGCAGCGTTACACCGGTGAGATCTACCACAAAGGGTGGGTGTTTTACGTGGTCACGGCCTCGCTGTTCGTCGTCTTCGCGCTGCCCGGGTTTATCTATCGCTACGATTTGAGCCACCACCTCAAGCATCGCCAGCCGCGTACCGGTGGTTGA